A DNA window from Solanum lycopersicum chromosome 3, SLM_r2.1 contains the following coding sequences:
- the LOC138347657 gene encoding uncharacterized protein — protein MNCIYFILIDKYYAVDAGLWNTRGFLAPFIGMRYHLQDYRGSEREPKNGKELFNYRHASLRNVIERTFGAWKNRFRILRQGMNNYECDMQVKIVIACAVLHNFLCEHQSSDGIFNEYENDDMVVDESDELLAQGNNIASSSQSSDSKMQVHREEIVHKMWEDYIKE, from the coding sequence atgaattgcatttattttattttgatagatAAATATTACGCTGTTGATGCTGGTCTATGGAATACAAGAGGATTTTTAGCTCCATTCATTGGAATGCGCTATCATTTGCAGGACTATCGAGGAAGTGAAAGAGAGCCTAAGAATGGAAAAGAACTATTTAACTATAGACATGCTTCTCTGCGCAATGTAATTGAAAGAACTTTTGGTGCATGGAAAAATAGATTCAGAATACTAAGACAAGGCATGAACAACTATGAATGTGACATGCAAGTGAAAATAGTAATTGCTTGCGCtgtattgcataattttttatgtgaacaccaaagtagtgatggaatattcaatgaatatgaaaatgatgatatggttgttgatgaaagtGACGAACTACTGGCTCAGGGTAACAACATCGCTTCATCTTCTCAATCGTCTGATTCGAAAATGCAAGTTCATCGAGAAGAGATTGTTCATAAAATGTGggaagattatattaaagaatag